In Motacilla alba alba isolate MOTALB_02 chromosome 2, Motacilla_alba_V1.0_pri, whole genome shotgun sequence, the DNA window CCCAACAtttttcccagcctgtgctcccaTTTTTTGGCCACTTCTTGCTTTGTTCCTGCTCCACTCCAGCCTCCCCATCCCgtttttccttcctcatttaTCCTGcaaattcccagccctgcaagccctgctcttctcccaggaatTCCAGCTCTGATCCCTGATCCAAACTCTGGGAATTctctctggagctggggaaaaCTCGGATCGTTTGGATTTTTGTGTGGGCCAGGAAACGGAGCCGCTGCTCCAcctttcccaggaaaagggTGTGGGAGGAATTCGGTCTTTCCGCCTCATTCCCGAGGGGTAAAACGCTGGATTTGGGAATCAGGGACCTGCCGGAGCTTGGAATTCCCATCCCGCAGCTCTGAGCCTTGGAATTGGGCTCCTTGTGCCAACAAAACTCGTCAGAGGTGGGAAAAGTGGAGCtaaaaatccaaggaaaagcTCGGAGAGGGATGGGACCAAAATTAATCCTCGATTTCCCAGCTTCAGGAAAAGTGAATCCGCACggagccctgccctgggacacGGAGTTATCCttggaagctgcagctcctggctgggggaGGAGCGGGCTTGGGAAACCCGATCTCCCTGAGGAATTCCTCCCCCTGGAATGTCACCGGGCAGGTCCGGAGCGCTTTTGTTTGTTAATCCCTGCCTCAAAATCCCTCGGGATTCTGCTCCAGAGGGGGTTGGGCTCGCCAGGAGAGTCCAGGACCTGATTCCTTTCATCCCGGAGCGTGGAAATCTCAGGGAAGGGGTTTAGGACAaggaaaagaatgggaaaaaaaaaatcgggATTAAATGTGGGaggtgggagctgagctgggggccCGGGGAGGGTTTGACTGACGCTTCCCGGGATCTGCTCCTGCTTGGACACGGACATGGAGCATCCCAGGAATCCCTTCCCATCGGGAATAGGCTCAGGAAAAGGACAGGGAATGGGCAAAGCTGGGAATTGCCACATtttgctccaggctggaaaagggaaggcaGGGATTGAATCCACCTGGAAGCTGAGAGCACCGGGATCCAGGCTGGGAACATTCCTGAGCTGGCTCCATCCTGGAGGTTCTGATCCATGTTTTGGGCCTtcctccctctggagctggaggaTTCTCCCTCAGGATGGAGCTGATCCATCCCTAGGGAAGGATCCATGGAGCTTCCCGTGATCCCAAGCTCTGGGTGATCCGGGATTTTCCCTGGGATCGGGATGAGCCTCCAGAGGTGACACCGTGCTCCTTCCAGCTCTTGGCTCTTCCCAGCGCTCCGCTCTTTCCCAGGAATCATTCCTGGGAATTCATCCACCCCATGGTGTTTTGGGCATGGATTTTTGGGTGCTCAGACTTCCAGCTGCCCATCCTGGGGGAGAATTCCTGGGAATGGGAGCACTTCTGGAGCATCTTTCTGCTCCCAGTCCTTGTGCTGGCTCCGTGCTGGGATTGTGGATCTGATCCCGGGAATTCCAGCGGTTATCCCGGGTGTTATCCCGTGGCCATCTCGGTGCTCCCGAGGTGCCTCCAGGGCTCCTTTTGGTTGAACCTCAAGGGTGGAAGTTGGGTTTGGATCCATCCCAACCCGGAGGAGCCGCGGGAAAACATGGATGAGGTTTGTCCTCATTCCAGCCTTGGTATTCCCAGCATGGCTGGGGTGGGAATGGTTTGGAATatcatccagctccagcaggatcCCACGCTCCACGCGGAATGTGGGCTTTGTCCAGTTTGATTCATGGATATTGACATTCCCAGTGTCCACCTGGAAAAGCTCAGGTGCTTGGGAAAGCCCTGTGGGAAGCAGTGGGAATCCTGATGGGTTTGGGatcttctccagctctcctggaacaCCTGGATGTCTCCCAGTCcttgctccagcagggagcatGTCCTGGAAAACCAACCGGCCTGGCAAGTTTGGGGTGGAGAgaggtgggattttttgggattccTTCCATCTGGAGCCACACTGGGACCAGGACAGGCTTGGACAAGCTCGGGAGCTTGGCCAGGAGGAGCTTTTCCAGGGAAGGGCTTTTCCTCAGGGAGGGTTCTCCTGGATCTCTGCCTGTTCCTCCTTTGCTGCCTTGGGTGAGGAATCCGGGAATGTCGGCAGCACCTGCTAGAGTCAATCCAGAGGATCCCACGgagctgctcccggggctggaacccctctgctctgggagagctgggaatgttcccctggaaaagaggcagctccagggagagctcagagcccctggcagggcctggaggggctccaggagagctggagagggactggggacaagggatggagggacaggacacagggaatggctcccagtgccagagggcagggatggatgggagattgggaagggattcctggctgggatggaattcccagagcagctggggctgcccctggatccctggaagtgcccaaggccaggctggagcagcctgggacagcgggaggtgtccctgcccatggcaggggtggaatgggatcACCcttcagctccctcccagcccattccAGGATGATTCCATGATCTCcatacattttccctgctgttcctggaggTGAAGGCCTCATCCTCAGGGAGCGGGATGGGGAAGCTGCTCCTGAAGCAGCTCCAAGTGACTTTTGGGAATAGCGACAGGAGTAGGGAACCCGGGACACCGGAAgaaatccctgctcctgcttttcagGGCAAAGCCATTCCTGGTGCTCCTGCCACAAGGATTTTGACAGCCAGGAGGCTTGGAAAAATCTGTGGAATTGTTTGTTCCATAAAAGCCTTGGGGCTGGAACAGTGAAGCACAAGCCAAGCTCGGAGGGGCCTGGTTTCCATCGGGAACACTCCGGGCATTCCGCACATTCCCGGCGTGCCGGTGCCAAGGGCCTCCTCCCAAAAAAGGTGGGatccctcctccttccccagccaggagctcttGGCCTGAGGGAAACATGGATTTGGGATATTCCTCACCCAAACCAGGGAATGTGGctcccctggcagtgtccatTGCTTCCCTCTGGAATGCTGCACTCCCCTAATCCTCCCAGTTCctttttgggaaggaattcctggctgggagggtggtgggaggctgggatggaattcccagagcagctgtggctgcccctggatccctggaagtgcccaaggatggggcttggagcaccctgggatcaTGGAAGGTGTACCTTGCCCATGGCCCTGATCCCAAGGGTCACTTCCATTCTGGAATTCCATAATTTACCTCAGCAAGGTCCTGGAACACATCCCAGAGTTCCCTGCACTCCCATGGAGTGGCTCAGACTCTTGGCCAGGAGATTcccgtgctggagcaggaacGGGATGTGGTGGGAAGGGTTGGATTTTCCACTTGTGCTCTGGTGACTCCCAAGGTTGGATTTTTGGTGCTTTCCATAAAAACCTGGTCCTCTGCTTCCCAACCTTCCCAGCTTCTCTTGGAGCCTTAATCCTGATTAATCCCATCCTTGGTGGTTAATGAGCTTCACCTCCCTCATTGTCCCTGTGGGCTGAGCTTTTCCATGGAGCCTCCGGAGTGTCCTGGAGGTGGGATGAGCTCCTGCAAACTGGGTTTTCCAGGCTTGTGGCTTTGGGAATTCCTCCTGAGGCTTGCAGGGTTTGGTTCCAGTGAGGAGTCACTCATGGGAATGAGGGTGTCCAATTACGGCCCAAATTAGATGGGAATGTCCTGGGATTGTGGCTCAATCCCGGCTCCTGAGCTTCCCTGGAGGAgatgaaaacatggaaaaacttCCAGGTGATGTTTGGGTCCCTCATTCCCTCACCTCCACCATCCCAGAAACGGGATTTGCTCCCTGATTTTAGCACTTCCAGAGATGCTTGGATAAACACCTTGTATCCTAAATaatccttttccccctccctgtcTTTCCCTGAAAGATTTTTTCCCATGATTTTGGATCTTCCCTGGGGCTTCCATCCGGAGTATCCCAGTTTTTAGACCCAGAAGGTTGGAGCCAGGTGGGAATTGGgttcttctcccagggaacagaggcaggacaggagggaacagcctcaggttgtgccaggggaggctaaggttggatattgggaataCTTCTCatggaatggggaatgggagtccccattcctggtgggatttaaaagccatggatgtggcacctggggacacggaTCCATGGTGGCCTTGGATGATCTTGgaggcttttccaacctcaacaattccatgatttcagctgcctctggctcCTGATTCCAACATTCCCGCTTTTCCTGAGCGCCCGCTGGGCAATCCCAGACTTTTCTCACTGCTCTCCCCAGGGAGATCAAGCTGCGGAATTACGATCCCGAGGATGAGGAGCTGAAGAAGAGGAAGCTGCCCCCGGCCAAACCGGCCTCAGGTGGGAGAAactgggaatgtgggaagggaaaggagcgCTTGGGAAGCTCCGTGCTCTTCCCAAGGTGGGAGATCCACTGGGATGAGGTGTCCACGGAGGGGTTGGAATATCTGATCCTGTCACCCTCACACCCAGCATTGCACAAGAAGGGTGGGAACACTCCCAGGCCCAAATCCAAGGATTCATCCTCGGAGGAGCCTCCCTGGAGGAGCCTCCCAGAAATTCTGGCTGTTTTTTGTTGGATTTATCTGGAAGGAAATCTTAGGCGGGAGCTGAGGGCGTCGGGCTGGAATTTCCTCACCCGGAACTTCCATAAATCACCTGAGGGGGAAGTGAAGGAGTTCCCCGGATCCTGAAATGTGGAGTTTTCTGGAATAAATCCCTTGAAAAAAATGCCCTGAATAAAAAGGGaaggctgggaatggctgggaattCTGGCACTGccctttccttgtgtttttgTAGGAGCTTAAAACTTCCATGGGAAAGGAAAGACATGGAAaggctggagcgtgtccagggaagggagtggagctggggaattcctgagggagctgggaatgttatcctggggaaaaggaggctctggggggaccttctggctctgcacaattCCCTGACAGGAGCCCAGGGGGAATTGGGAtcctctcccagggaacagggacaggaggagggggaataaccaggttggatattgggaaaattcctCTTGTCCCACAGTGGTGgagccccattcctggagggattgaaatccctgtggatgtggcacttggggacacgggcAGTGCTGGCCTTGGCAATGCTGGGAATGTTTGGGCTCAATCCaagagggcttttccaactgAAACTGTCCTTGATTCCATGAAATCCATGTGCTGGAGTGGGATGtgctccctggtgctgcagcccctccatggGTGGCTTTTTCCATGAGTGTTTTCCCGTTTCCTGGATATCTCCAAAGCTTTCCCCAAGGCCTGGGCTGGAGTCCCAGGCCTGGAGATGAGTCTGGGACGGCAAAATTCCAGACCTTTGGAGCAGATGATCCCTGCAGATGTTGGGAAGAGAGGCCTCGATCCCAACCGGCTTCCAGCTGCCGTTGCTGTTTGTGGGATTTCCATCATTCCCAGATAATTTTCAGGAGTCTCCAGCAGGGTTTGGATACCATGGGGATGTACTCGGGTGTGGGCGCCAGGTTTTTAAGTAAAGCTGTGGGAATGGGGTTTTCGGGAAGCTTTTGGGAGCCGAGCCTGGAGTGCTGGTGGAATTCCTGGTTTTCCATCAGTGATCCTGTTTCCCCATCTAGTGGAGGACACggtgaaggagcagctggaagcgGCCAAGCCGGAGCCCATCATCGATGAGGTGGTAGGTACAGCTGGAATTCTTGGGAATCCAGACCGGGGAATCCGGATTGGGAAATCTGGATCTGTGAATCTGGATTTGGAATCTGGATCAGGAAATCTGGAGCTGGAAATCTGGATTTTGGAATCCAGATCTGGGAGACCTGGATCTGGAAATCTGGATCTGGATCTGGGAATCCGGAGCTGGAAGTTTGGATCTGGGAATCTGGAGCTGGAAACCTGGATTTTGGAATCCAGATCTGGGGAATCTGGAGCTGAAAATCTGGATCAGGGAGTCTGGATCGGGGAATCTGGATGGGGGAATCTGGAGCTGGGAATCCAGATCTGGGAATCTGGAGCTGGGAATCTGGATCTGGGAATCCGGAGCTGCTCCGTGCCAGGTCCAGGCTGGAATGTTGCCTTTGGCTTTCACTGGAtgtctcctctccttccctaGGATTTGGCAAACTTGGCTCCCAGGAAACCCGACTGGTGAGTGCCTATGGAATGCTGCTCCCGGGAAAAGGGGGTTGGAGTCAGCGGGGGGGGTTCCAACACCTTGAGGTTGTGCCGGAAATATCCAGGAAAACCTGAGCTGAGGGTTAAAAATGCCAGGAAAATCCCGAGGGAGGTTGGAACGAGCTGATCTTTAAGGACCCATCCAACCCTgagcattccatgattccatggaaCTGGAAAACCCTCCTGGCTGTGGAGGAAGACACAATTCCCTTTTGCTGCTGGTTCTTCGGAATGCTTGTCACCGAGGGATGGGCTGGTTTTGGAGCATTCGGGAGAGAGGAGGAATTTCCATTGGGAAAGGTGGGCCCTGCCTGGCCATGGAATTGTCCTGACCTTGTGGCTCTCCTCCCAGGGATTTGAAGCGGGATGTGTCCaagaagctggaaaagctggagaagaggaCCCAGAGAGCCATCGCGGAGCTGATCCGTGCGTTCCGGAGCCGCGGGAACGGGGTGGCTCATTCCAGAGGGATTCCATgatccctgctgggagctcactgggctggggaggggttgGTGGGGCTTGATCCCTTCCCACATGGATCTGGGAAGCTGTTGGTCCCAAGGAGCTTCCCCAGGAGGCTCCGGGAGCGCTTGGATTGTGCCAAGGGAAGGGTTCCGGGGTCCTGTGCTGGGTCACTCCCAATCCAACCCGTCCATCCCTTCTCCGTGGCTTTTCTCCCGGCAGGAGAGCGCTTGAAAGGGCAGGAGGGGGAGCTGGCGTCGGCTGTGGGATCAGCAAAGCAGGAGGGAAGCGACTCCGACTGAGGAGAATCCATCAGGAACGGCCTCCGGATCTGCCTCACACCGACCCCGTGTCCCTCAGGTCCCTCCCTGCTTGGGGACTGCTCATCCCTTTTCCCGAACTTCCCCAatcctgctgtgcctggaggaGAGGCAGATCCAAGgagcctggctggctgctgaggAACTTCCATGGAAAACTTTGTGGGATCGTGGGGGGTTGATGGGAGCAGGACAGACCTCCCGGTTAGCTGGAGCTTCCTTGGAGCAAGGAGAAGTTGGAAAACTCCGAGCCAGGAGTTTTGGAAAGCAAGGAGAAGTTGGAAAACTCCGGAAAGGTCAATCCAGActggctgggaaaggagggagatgCCAGCAGCCCTTGGAAAAGCAGGATCATTTCCCAGAGATTGGTGCTTCTCTTCTGTGCAGACACTCCTTGAGGCTCTGAGGATTTGGGAATATCCATGGCCAGCCCCAGAATCCCTGTGGGAAGGGGCAGTGTGGTTCGGGAATTGTGCATCTGGCTGAGTTTAATGTGGGATTTGCTTTGCTCCCAAATTTCCCAGCCCTCCAGGAGCgtgtcctgctcctcctcttggaggtttttttattgttaatggatcttttcctaataaaacAATTCCATGTGGAAAAAGTTGTCACTTGTCCTGTAGAGGAGTGGGAAGAGGAGCAGTGGGATAGAGCCCATGGAAGTTGAAGGAGGAGTGGTGGGATGGAATCCATGGAAGTTGGAGTGGGATTGAGTCCATGGAAATTTGGAGAGTAGTGGGATTGGGTCCCTGGAAGTTGGAGGAGCAGTGGGATTGAGTCCATGGGAGTTGGAGGAGCAGTGGGATTGGGTCCCTGGAAGTTGGAGGAGCAGTGGGATTGAGTCCATGGGAGTTGGAGGAGGAGCAGTGGGATTGGGTCCATGGGAGTTGGAGGTGGCCACAGCAGGTCAAGCACAATTCCTGGGATGGGCTGGTCCAGGTTATTGTGTGATCCAGGTTCCTGGGgtgatcccagccctgtgcctctGGAAAAGGTGAGCATGTGGAATCTGCCAAGCTGATCTGGCGTTTTCCCTGGAAAACTTCATTGTGGCTCTGGCAGATCTTGCAGGATGGTGCTGGAATCCCCTGGGTTTGATTCCAGAGAGGTTTTATCCCGAGGGGAAACATCTGCTGCCAACAAAAGATTCCAGCTGGGATAAGAAGAGCTGTTCCTGGTAATTCCCACATCCTCCTGCTTTTGTCCTGGTGGATCATTCCCAGGGTGATGGATCcttgtccctgtgccaggatctgctgcttcccactgctccaTGCTCTTCCATGAGGATTTTCCACCTGCCAGAGCCCCGTTCCTGCCTCCAGGGGATGCCTGggagcaaagagcagctggaaaattcCCTGATTCCTCCTCCATTCCcagctttcttccctctccttggCTCTCCTGTTCCCAGTGTTTGCAGCCGTTCCTGCTCCATTCTCTCCCCTTGGAGGGGCCATTCCCAGGTGtgtggggacaatggggacattCCATGGAGCAGTGGGAGAGCTGCACCCACCTGGGCCAGGCTCGGTGTTGGGATGTGCCTCTGGATTCCCTCTGGATTCCCTCTGGATTGTCTGGTGGGAAAacacctgggctgggagctcagccATTTCCCTGTAGGgtgtttttggtggttttccctggttttcctTGGATGGGAGACATCCAAGTGCACCTCACCCTTGTCCCGgggcaaaatatttctggagaAACAGTGGGAAGGTTCCATCAGGGAATGCTGTGGttgtccctggatccctggaagtgtccaaggccaggttggtcAGGGCttgggagcaccctgggacagtgggaggtgtccctgcccatggaagtgggatggatgggatgatCCTTAAGTTTGCTTGCAACCCAGATTTTCTGGAATTCCCTGATTCCACGGAGCCATGGGATCTCTGGAATGCCCTGTAGATGTCAGCAGATCTCCATGCACAAAACCGTGCCGTGTCCAGCTGTTCCCAACAGCTGGAACCCCGATGAAGCCGGGCTTTGCATCCCTGACTGGGATGCTGCCAGCTGGAAtatccgtccatccatccatccatccatccatccatccatccatccatccgtccatccatccatccatccatccatccatccatcatccatcatccatccatcatccatccatccatccatccctccatccctccatcccttccttccctggctgAAGCCAGACCAAAGGTGGGAAGCAGAAGAATTTTCCCTCGTTAACTTccgagggaaaaaaattccctttaaaCTGGCTCCAGTTccaggcacagcttttcccagttCCTGAAGGGATAATTTCCACTTTCAGCTCTTCTGGAAAATCTTGGAAACGAAAAATCCCAATGTTTTCATTTAGGACAAACCTCAAATGAAATGTCCCGAATTTTCCTTTTCCCGTGTGTTTTCCGCTTTTATTCCAGGCTGAAATTAAGCCAGGATCAACCCCAGAGCCCTGGATAGATGCAGGATCCCGGTGTGGGATTGGGATCTTGGTGTGGGAATGGGATCCTGGCATGGGAATGGTGTCCTGGTATAGGATTGGGATCCTTGCATGGGGCAGGGATCCAAGGATTGGAGGGGGATCCTGGCATGGGACACAGGTCTTGGAATGGGACTGGGGTGCCAAGCACAGGGCAGGAATCACGGAGTGGGACTGGGATCACGGAGTGGGACTGGGATCATGGAGTGGGACTGGGATTTCAGTGTGGAACAGGAATCCTGACAAGGATCCTGGCCTGGGAATGGGGCCCTGTACAGGAGAAGGATCCTGGTATGGGACAGGGATCCCAAATGGGATCACGGAGTGGGACAGGGATCCCGGCATGGGATGAGAATCCCAATGTGGGACAGGGATCCTGGCATGAGACTGTGGTCCTGGCATGGGACAATGATCCTGGAATGGGACAGGGATGCCGGTGTGGTGCTGGGGTTCTGGTGAGGAACAGGCATCCCTGTATGGAAAATCAGGGATTCCTTCATCCATGGGAAAACCTGATCCTGGAATGGGACAGGGATCCCGGTGTGGTGCTGGGGTTCTGGTGAGGAACAGGCATCCCTGTATGGAAAATCAGGGATTCCTTCACCCATGGGAAAACctgttttcctttggctttggGTTTGGAGCCTgatgctgctgccttttgctgGGGAAATGTGGAGAACACCAACACAGCCCCAGACTGACTCCGGGGTCAAATCCATCCCTCAGGATCCTCCTGGCCGTTCCCTCTGGATTATCCCCCGCCGACATTCTGGCCTTTTAAAAACTGGGATGT includes these proteins:
- the CCDC12 gene encoding coiled-coil domain-containing protein 12, which codes for MDCTRMQDSAWNQLLPLDPGIWILELSRAERGRKEFLPIRERQLPFLRRISGSRKELGHGKCFVLENKESGEPESKIPREDEEEEPVKHREIKLRNYDPEDEELKKRKLPPAKPASVEDTVKEQLEAAKPEPIIDEVDLANLAPRKPDWDLKRDVSKKLEKLEKRTQRAIAELIRERLKGQEGELASAVGSAKQEGSDSD